Proteins encoded together in one Microbacterium sp. ABRD28 window:
- a CDS encoding phosphoglyceromutase, giving the protein MTEPSTLILLRHGQSEWNELNLFTGWVDVRLTEQGKAEATRGGQLLAESGLAPDILYTSVLSRAIQTANIALDAADRLWIPVKRSWRLNERHYGALQGKDKAQTLAEYGQEQFMLWRRSFDVPPPPLADDDEFSQVGDPRYHGIDGEVPRTESLALVIDRLLPYWNSDIVPDLQAGKTVLVTAHGNSLRGLVKHLEGISDADIAEVNIPTGIPLVYRLDENLVADGPGQYLDPEAAAAGAAAVAAQGAKK; this is encoded by the coding sequence ATGACCGAGCCCTCTACGCTGATCCTCCTTCGTCACGGCCAGAGTGAGTGGAACGAGCTGAACCTCTTCACCGGGTGGGTCGATGTCCGCCTGACCGAGCAGGGCAAGGCCGAGGCCACCCGTGGCGGCCAGCTCCTGGCCGAGTCGGGCCTGGCTCCCGACATCCTCTACACCTCGGTGCTCAGCCGCGCCATCCAGACCGCGAACATCGCCCTCGATGCGGCCGATCGGCTGTGGATCCCGGTGAAGCGGTCGTGGCGCCTGAACGAGCGGCACTACGGCGCGCTGCAGGGGAAGGACAAGGCGCAGACCCTGGCCGAATACGGGCAGGAGCAGTTCATGCTCTGGCGCCGCTCCTTCGACGTGCCGCCGCCGCCGCTGGCCGATGACGACGAGTTCAGCCAGGTCGGCGACCCGCGCTACCACGGCATCGACGGCGAGGTGCCGCGCACCGAGTCGCTCGCACTGGTGATCGACCGCCTGCTGCCCTACTGGAACAGCGACATCGTGCCCGATCTCCAGGCGGGCAAGACGGTCCTCGTCACCGCGCACGGCAACTCGCTGCGAGGACTGGTGAAGCACCTCGAGGGCATCAGCGACGCCGACATCGCCGAGGTGAACATCCCCACGGGCATTCCGCTGGTGTACCGCCTCGACGAGAACCTCGTCGCCGACGGGCCGGGGCAGTACCTCGACCCCGAGGCCGCCGCCGCCGGGGCTGCGGCCGTCGCCGCTCAGGGCGCGAAGAAGTAG
- a CDS encoding class I SAM-dependent methyltransferase codes for MTGGRAPIGRATRGTTGTNRLRRVDRWIARHPALRRSADPLVVDLGYGARGWTTLELWSRISRVHPAAEVVGLEIDPARVDRAREELARVRAGETSFAPHARVHFDRGGFEIPLPAGRRPAVIRAMNVLRQYDETEVVSAWEQMAARLPTGGVLVEGTCDEQGRIASWIAIDHTAHPRSLTISLRLADLERPGVVAERLPKALIHRNVPGERIHDLLQAVDDAWERAASLAPFGPVQRWEGALEALRARGMDLPDRRRWRLGEMTVPWETVAPR; via the coding sequence ATGACCGGCGGACGCGCTCCCATCGGGCGTGCGACGCGCGGGACCACCGGCACCAACCGCCTTCGCCGGGTGGACCGCTGGATCGCCCGGCACCCCGCCCTCCGCCGCTCGGCCGATCCCCTCGTCGTCGACCTCGGCTACGGAGCCCGCGGCTGGACGACGCTGGAGCTGTGGTCCCGCATCTCGCGGGTCCATCCCGCCGCTGAGGTGGTGGGCCTCGAGATCGATCCCGCGCGGGTGGACCGCGCCCGTGAGGAACTCGCGCGCGTCCGCGCCGGCGAGACCTCGTTCGCCCCTCACGCTCGGGTGCACTTCGATCGCGGCGGCTTCGAGATTCCCCTTCCGGCCGGACGCCGCCCCGCGGTCATCCGCGCCATGAACGTCCTCCGCCAGTACGACGAGACCGAGGTCGTGTCCGCCTGGGAGCAGATGGCCGCCCGGCTCCCGACGGGCGGCGTGCTCGTCGAGGGCACGTGCGACGAGCAGGGCCGGATCGCCAGCTGGATCGCCATCGACCACACCGCGCATCCGCGGAGCCTCACGATCTCGCTGCGCCTGGCCGATCTCGAGCGGCCGGGGGTCGTCGCCGAGCGACTCCCGAAGGCCCTGATCCATCGCAACGTGCCGGGCGAGCGGATCCACGACCTGCTCCAGGCCGTGGACGATGCGTGGGAGCGGGCCGCGAGCCTCGCCCCGTTCGGCCCGGTCCAACGCTGGGAGGGAGCCCTGGAGGCGCTCCGGGCGCGAGGGATGGACCTCCCCGACCGCCGGCGCTGGCGCCTGGGTGAGATGACGGTCCCGTGGGAGACCGTCGCCCCCCGCTGA
- a CDS encoding glycine cleavage T C-terminal barrel domain-containing protein encodes MLPPIDLPGAIVEDGALRHLGNPLGEQRALAHGRAVALLGDRGVIAVAGPDRLSWLDSLTSQAVAHLSPGESTELLVLDPHGHVEHAASVLDDGETTWLIVDAADVEPLASWLMRMRFRLRVEIRDATDEVVVVGGTDAAVRGVPAAEPAGHPLTWHDPWPRVQVGGHAYGPADDHPGADWDWTEALVLPDDAARLIDDARRGERSLAGSLAADALRIAAWRPRWRSEADERALPHEADWLRTAVHLSKGCYRGQETVAKVHNLGHPPRRLVALHLDGSDSTLPAHGSPVRSGEDVVGAITSSALHYEEGPIALALVRRNTPIDTDLVVDTDDGEVAAAQVAIVPPEAGAVAGVPRITRLSRRKVAEA; translated from the coding sequence ATGCTCCCCCCCATCGACCTTCCCGGAGCGATCGTCGAAGACGGCGCGCTCCGCCACCTCGGCAATCCGCTGGGAGAGCAGCGCGCGTTGGCCCACGGTCGCGCTGTCGCACTCCTCGGTGATCGTGGGGTCATCGCCGTCGCCGGACCCGACCGGCTGTCGTGGCTGGACTCGCTCACGTCGCAGGCGGTGGCGCATCTCTCTCCAGGTGAGAGCACCGAGCTGCTCGTGCTCGATCCGCACGGACACGTCGAGCACGCGGCATCCGTCCTCGACGACGGCGAGACGACCTGGTTGATCGTCGATGCCGCCGACGTCGAGCCGCTGGCGTCGTGGCTGATGCGGATGCGGTTCCGGCTGCGCGTGGAGATCAGGGATGCGACCGACGAGGTCGTCGTGGTCGGGGGGACGGATGCCGCGGTGCGCGGCGTTCCTGCGGCCGAGCCGGCCGGACACCCGCTCACGTGGCACGACCCGTGGCCCCGGGTCCAGGTCGGGGGGCACGCCTACGGACCGGCTGACGACCACCCCGGCGCGGACTGGGATTGGACCGAGGCGCTCGTGCTCCCGGACGACGCCGCGCGGCTCATCGACGACGCCCGCCGCGGCGAACGGAGCCTTGCCGGCTCGCTCGCCGCCGACGCCCTGCGCATCGCCGCGTGGCGTCCGCGCTGGCGGAGTGAGGCCGACGAGCGTGCACTCCCGCACGAGGCCGATTGGCTGCGGACCGCGGTGCACCTGAGCAAGGGCTGCTACCGCGGACAGGAGACGGTGGCCAAGGTGCACAATCTCGGCCACCCGCCCCGCCGCCTCGTCGCCCTGCACCTCGACGGCAGTGACAGCACCCTCCCGGCGCACGGATCCCCGGTCCGCAGCGGAGAGGACGTCGTGGGGGCGATCACCTCGTCGGCGTTGCATTACGAGGAGGGGCCCATCGCTCTGGCGCTGGTGCGCCGGAACACCCCCATCGACACCGACCTCGTCGTCGACACCGACGACGGTGAGGTCGCGGCCGCGCAGGTCGCCATCGTGCCGCCGGAGGCGGGCGCGGTCGCCGGCGTGCCGCGCATCACCCGTCTCTCCCGGCGCAAGGTCGCCGAGGCCTGA
- a CDS encoding FABP family protein: MLDLPTDLPADLAPLSWLLGVWEGTGVIDYDAPEHHYVGEFRHRVSFSHDGGDHLNYSARAWLIAPAPDPQPQELVSEMGFWRLSRPATAADAGPGLLPPTASARARTVDDVEALRTSEGDFEVEAAIVHSDGVSELYLGRVRGPRIDLATDAVVRTAGAKPYTAATRMYGLVDGHLLWAWDIAAVGARLGAHASARLAKAD, encoded by the coding sequence GTGCTCGACCTGCCGACCGACCTCCCCGCCGATCTCGCTCCTCTCTCATGGCTCCTGGGCGTGTGGGAGGGAACGGGTGTCATCGACTACGACGCGCCTGAGCACCATTACGTCGGCGAGTTCCGTCACCGGGTGAGCTTCAGTCACGACGGGGGAGACCACCTCAACTACTCCGCCCGCGCATGGCTGATCGCTCCCGCGCCCGACCCGCAGCCGCAGGAGCTGGTCTCGGAGATGGGATTCTGGCGCCTGTCGCGTCCCGCGACCGCTGCCGACGCCGGACCCGGGCTCCTTCCCCCCACCGCGAGCGCCCGCGCGCGCACCGTCGATGACGTCGAGGCCCTGCGGACGTCCGAGGGCGACTTCGAGGTGGAAGCGGCGATCGTTCACTCCGACGGCGTCAGCGAGCTGTACCTCGGACGCGTCCGCGGTCCGCGCATCGACCTCGCCACCGACGCGGTGGTCCGCACCGCGGGCGCCAAGCCCTACACCGCCGCCACACGGATGTACGGGCTCGTGGACGGCCACCTGCTGTGGGCCTGGGACATCGCCGCCGTGGGCGCGCGTCTGGGCGCGCACGCGTCGGCCCGACTGGCGAAGGCGGACTGA
- a CDS encoding response regulator transcription factor, with protein MAQLLVLSSTQGAGPVLPALELLSHRVRLIPAEPAQLVNAPAADVIFVDARVDLVGAKSLCKILNTTGLDAPLVLVVTEGGLTAVSTDWGVDDVILVTAGPAEVDARVRLAIGRVSKEQVSTRIQTSGISIDESSYSAKVHGKPLDLTYKEFQLLHFFATHPSRVFTREQLLSEVWGYDYFGGTRTVDVHVRRLRAKLGDLEQLIGTVRNVGYRFNVYEDDQVPAPRDRTANRERTEA; from the coding sequence GTGGCACAGCTTCTGGTGTTGAGCTCCACGCAGGGAGCAGGACCGGTCTTGCCTGCCCTGGAACTGCTCAGTCACCGCGTGCGGCTCATCCCCGCCGAACCGGCTCAGCTGGTCAACGCCCCCGCAGCAGACGTCATCTTCGTCGACGCCCGAGTCGACCTCGTCGGCGCCAAGTCGCTCTGCAAGATCCTCAACACCACGGGCCTGGACGCACCCCTCGTCCTCGTCGTCACCGAGGGCGGCCTGACGGCGGTGTCCACCGATTGGGGCGTCGACGACGTCATCCTGGTCACCGCAGGCCCAGCCGAGGTCGACGCCCGCGTCCGCCTCGCGATCGGCCGAGTCTCCAAGGAGCAGGTCTCCACCCGCATCCAGACCTCCGGCATCAGCATCGATGAATCCTCGTACTCCGCCAAGGTGCACGGCAAACCGCTGGATCTGACCTATAAGGAGTTCCAACTCCTGCACTTCTTCGCCACGCACCCCTCGCGGGTGTTCACGCGCGAGCAGCTGCTGAGCGAGGTGTGGGGCTACGACTACTTCGGGGGTACCCGCACCGTCGACGTGCATGTCCGGCGACTGCGCGCGAAGCTCGGCGATCTGGAGCAGCTGATCGGCACCGTGCGCAACGTCGGCTATCGGTTCAACGTCTACGAGGACGATCAGGTTCCCGCCCCCCGCGACCGGACCGCGAACCGGGAGCGTACGGAGGCGTGA